From a single Shewanella donghaensis genomic region:
- a CDS encoding tetratricopeptide repeat protein, giving the protein MKFNQLVTYTLVAITLFLSGNLSAADFMGTQSCVECHQQQYKDWQGSHHDMSMRHAEPKSILANFNNQQFDHLGEISRFFMKEKQYWVNIKGPDGQFKDYRISYTFGFEPLQQYMVEFENGAVQLIPFAWDSRTKDEGGQRWFYLYPDMDPFDEFYWTNKGQNWNYMCADCHSTNVQKNYDANSNSFNTSFSEINVACEACHGPASKHIEWSKDQTKSTPLLGFERDLAPKVGAWEFVKGQKILQPKQVKTSAQLETCGQCHSRRSQLTDSKAKAHDHIDNFSNKYMLSDVSPNLYYPDGQIYDEVFVLGSFKQSKMHMAGVVCSDCHNPHSNKLKAPVEVICYQCHVPSEYSADKHSKHAEGTEASKCVTCHMPKTTYMEVDPRADHSFKVPRPDLSLKIGTPNVCSQCHDDKTTTWAAQTVAKQFPNSVIRKTPSYAVAFSNAAAGAPSSSDALSEIALNPQQPEIIRASALSRMTNFPSQQTYTAIERSVKHVDAQIRLSAIIGSGGFAFPNRWPLLSPLLTDSVFSVRTEAASALVSDWSNMDESQQMLMTVALNEYIEIQQYNTDRGFAWLNIANVYLAKKQFDKAEEAYKRAIKVEPILATSYANLADLYRQTGKEAQSIAILKQGIENQPKAGLLRYSAGLAYYRQQDLTQAIEYFTQATVVEPTNPQNWSVLGLAQEKVNPADMMKSLSKAFEVSNDPQHLYSLCQFKIKYRDPTTNACLQQLSERVSPQVMKQLTGQ; this is encoded by the coding sequence ATGAAATTCAATCAGCTAGTTACCTATACCCTTGTAGCAATCACGTTATTCCTTAGCGGCAATCTCTCCGCCGCCGACTTCATGGGTACACAAAGCTGTGTTGAATGCCACCAGCAACAATATAAAGATTGGCAAGGCTCCCATCATGATATGTCCATGCGACATGCTGAGCCTAAATCGATATTAGCCAACTTTAACAATCAACAGTTTGATCATTTAGGTGAAATATCCCGTTTTTTTATGAAGGAGAAACAGTATTGGGTCAATATAAAAGGGCCAGACGGTCAATTTAAAGATTATCGAATAAGTTATACCTTCGGCTTTGAACCACTGCAGCAATACATGGTGGAATTTGAAAACGGTGCAGTGCAATTAATTCCATTTGCATGGGATAGCCGTACTAAAGATGAAGGCGGTCAACGCTGGTTTTATTTGTATCCTGATATGGATCCCTTTGATGAATTCTATTGGACCAATAAAGGCCAAAATTGGAACTACATGTGCGCTGATTGCCACTCCACCAATGTTCAAAAAAACTATGATGCAAATAGTAACAGCTTTAATACTAGTTTCTCTGAAATCAATGTGGCCTGTGAAGCCTGTCATGGGCCAGCGAGTAAACACATTGAATGGTCTAAAGATCAAACTAAATCAACGCCATTATTAGGCTTTGAGCGTGATTTAGCCCCTAAAGTTGGTGCTTGGGAGTTTGTTAAAGGCCAAAAGATATTGCAACCCAAGCAAGTCAAAACTTCTGCGCAATTAGAAACATGCGGACAATGTCATAGTCGCCGCTCCCAACTAACAGATAGTAAAGCGAAAGCTCATGATCATATCGATAATTTCTCAAATAAATATATGCTGAGTGATGTGAGTCCAAATTTATATTACCCTGACGGTCAAATTTACGATGAGGTTTTTGTTTTAGGGTCTTTCAAGCAATCTAAAATGCACATGGCAGGCGTCGTATGTAGTGATTGTCATAATCCACATAGCAATAAATTAAAAGCACCAGTGGAAGTTATCTGTTATCAATGTCATGTACCAAGTGAGTATTCAGCAGATAAACACAGCAAGCATGCCGAAGGTACTGAAGCTTCAAAATGTGTAACTTGTCATATGCCAAAAACCACTTATATGGAAGTTGACCCACGAGCTGATCATAGTTTCAAAGTACCAAGGCCGGATTTAAGCTTAAAAATAGGTACACCAAATGTGTGTAGTCAATGTCATGATGATAAAACAACTACCTGGGCTGCTCAAACAGTCGCTAAACAATTTCCTAATTCTGTTATTAGAAAAACACCTAGCTACGCGGTCGCATTTTCAAATGCTGCCGCAGGCGCACCTTCTAGCAGTGACGCACTTTCTGAGATTGCTTTAAACCCGCAACAACCGGAAATAATCAGAGCTTCTGCATTATCAAGAATGACTAATTTCCCTAGTCAACAAACCTATACCGCCATTGAGCGATCGGTTAAACATGTTGATGCCCAAATAAGATTATCGGCAATTATTGGTTCTGGTGGGTTTGCTTTCCCTAACAGATGGCCGTTGCTTTCCCCTTTACTCACTGATTCTGTCTTCTCTGTTAGAACTGAAGCTGCCAGCGCCTTAGTCTCTGATTGGTCAAACATGGATGAATCACAACAAATGCTGATGACAGTAGCACTCAATGAATACATTGAAATTCAACAATACAATACTGACCGCGGTTTTGCCTGGTTGAATATAGCTAATGTTTATCTAGCAAAAAAGCAGTTTGATAAAGCAGAAGAGGCTTACAAGCGCGCGATTAAAGTAGAACCCATACTGGCCACCAGCTACGCTAACTTAGCTGACCTTTATAGACAAACAGGTAAAGAAGCACAATCTATTGCCATCTTAAAACAAGGGATTGAAAATCAACCGAAAGCAGGCTTACTTCGTTATAGCGCAGGTCTGGCATACTACCGACAACAAGATTTAACCCAAGCTATTGAATATTTCACACAAGCTACTGTTGTTGAGCCAACCAATCCGCAAAATTGGTCTGTTTTAGGTTTAGCACAAGAGAAGGTAAATCCAGCTGATATGATGAAATCTCTGTCTAAAGCCTTTGAAGTCAGTAATGATCCCCAACATTTATATTCTTTGTGTCAGTTTAAGATTAAATATCGCGATCCAACCACCAATGCTTGCTTGCAACAATTATCCGAACGCGTTTCACCACAAGTTATGAAGCAACTAACGGGTCAATAA
- a CDS encoding YdcH family protein, whose protein sequence is MLGENHSLRHEFPDHIDTITSLNSCDEHFAKILKQYDSLDKQIRNLELKDSPISDAEIHDLKQQRVEMKDALYHQVMLAEKN, encoded by the coding sequence ATGTTAGGTGAAAATCATTCCCTTAGACACGAATTTCCAGATCACATTGATACCATCACTTCACTCAATAGTTGTGATGAACATTTTGCCAAGATATTGAAACAATATGATTCACTCGATAAACAAATTCGTAATCTGGAGTTAAAAGACTCTCCAATTTCAGATGCAGAAATTCATGATTTAAAACAGCAACGAGTAGAAATGAAAGATGCACTTTACCATCAAGTCATGCTCGCTGAGAAAAATTGA
- the hyaA gene encoding nickel-dependent hydrogenase small subunit — protein MDTHAALYQRCKTRLDQLQKLQPRQSVTLEDKLIKSGITRREFMTWSASVTALLALPLPFSSLVAEAAELADRVPLIWLHMAECTGCSESLIRTDTPNLDSLIFDHISLEYHETLMAASGWQAEENLEHALEAYKGNYLLAVEGAIPTANNGAFLTVGCKGHTGMHIVKEAAKGAAAIISVGTCAAFGGVQAASPNPTGAKGVQDVIDKPVINLGGCPPSEKNIVGTLMYFIMFGKLPALDMFNRPKWAYGARVHDNCERRGRFDAGEFVETFGDQAAKDGYCLYKVGCKGPYTYNNCPTERFNHHTSWPVLAGHGCIGCSEPNFWDDMADFEKPLGRQLLHGIDATADTIGAVILGATVVGIGAHAVTSLFAKPLEE, from the coding sequence ATGGATACACATGCAGCTCTATATCAACGATGTAAAACTCGTTTAGATCAGTTACAGAAACTACAACCTCGTCAGAGCGTAACCCTAGAAGACAAATTAATAAAAAGTGGGATTACCCGACGTGAGTTTATGACATGGAGTGCGTCCGTTACTGCACTTCTCGCTTTACCCCTTCCATTTTCAAGCTTAGTTGCTGAAGCCGCAGAACTCGCCGATAGAGTGCCGCTAATTTGGTTACACATGGCTGAATGTACAGGTTGTTCAGAATCCCTTATAAGAACCGATACCCCAAACTTAGATAGCCTAATCTTTGACCATATTTCATTGGAATATCATGAAACATTAATGGCAGCTTCTGGTTGGCAGGCAGAAGAAAACCTAGAGCACGCATTAGAGGCTTACAAAGGCAATTACTTACTGGCTGTCGAAGGCGCAATCCCAACCGCTAATAATGGCGCGTTTCTCACTGTTGGCTGTAAAGGTCACACAGGCATGCACATTGTAAAAGAAGCCGCTAAAGGCGCTGCTGCCATTATCTCTGTGGGAACCTGCGCAGCATTTGGTGGAGTACAAGCTGCGTCACCTAATCCAACCGGCGCCAAAGGTGTACAAGACGTCATCGATAAGCCCGTTATTAACCTCGGTGGTTGTCCTCCTAGTGAAAAGAACATCGTCGGTACTTTGATGTATTTCATCATGTTCGGAAAACTGCCGGCTTTAGATATGTTCAATCGCCCTAAATGGGCCTATGGCGCCAGAGTTCATGATAACTGTGAACGACGAGGACGTTTTGATGCTGGCGAATTTGTTGAGACCTTTGGCGATCAAGCCGCAAAAGATGGTTACTGCTTATACAAAGTAGGTTGTAAAGGGCCTTATACCTATAACAACTGCCCTACTGAACGTTTCAATCATCATACAAGCTGGCCAGTGCTAGCAGGTCATGGCTGTATTGGTTGTTCAGAACCTAATTTTTGGGATGACATGGCTGATTTTGAGAAACCATTAGGAAGGCAGCTACTCCACGGCATTGACGCCACAGCCGATACTATTGGCGCCGTCATTTTAGGTGCGACCGTTGTAGGCATAGGTGCCCACGCTGTAACCAGTC
- a CDS encoding DM13 domain-containing protein, whose protein sequence is MSTKHNNKPLITIFCATSLLFLVGCGGSSDDSSNSDITSDTATPSTPAVPTTPATPTPESPTILTGLFLDSAVSGLNYQTASQQGVTNLAGEFSYLADENITFSIGQTVFPALNADAYITPLSVFNTTDINATEVVNTLRLLQSLDSDRDVTNGIVLPSDIHTLVTNNIDFRANNFESLWLEVIQSSQLTNKTFVTADDAIYHFQQTLMTIDDGSASTCTKTHAKIGWTGMFETFAHNVSGKATIVDDCTIVIEQFDYDGLGPDVYFYGAIANDYVGSSAFSMGNKLNGQSYANAQLTIKLPKSMTMDDLTGMSVWCVDFNANFGQVTFTQ, encoded by the coding sequence ATGTCTACAAAACACAATAATAAGCCTTTAATTACCATTTTCTGTGCAACGTCTTTGTTGTTTTTAGTGGGTTGTGGTGGTTCAAGCGATGACTCGTCCAACTCAGATATAACTAGTGATACTGCTACGCCTTCAACTCCAGCAGTTCCAACAACGCCAGCAACCCCGACGCCAGAATCTCCTACTATTTTAACGGGATTATTTTTAGACTCAGCAGTCTCTGGCCTTAATTACCAAACGGCTTCTCAACAAGGAGTCACCAATTTAGCGGGTGAATTTAGCTACCTTGCAGATGAAAATATCACCTTTTCTATAGGGCAAACTGTTTTCCCCGCATTAAATGCAGATGCTTATATCACCCCATTATCTGTATTCAATACTACAGATATAAACGCCACCGAAGTGGTAAACACATTAAGATTATTACAATCATTAGATAGCGATCGTGATGTTACCAATGGCATCGTACTCCCCAGTGACATACATACCTTGGTTACAAATAATATTGATTTTAGGGCCAATAATTTTGAATCTCTTTGGCTAGAGGTTATTCAATCGAGTCAACTGACAAATAAAACCTTTGTCACGGCAGATGATGCCATTTACCACTTCCAACAAACATTAATGACAATCGATGATGGCAGCGCTTCAACTTGTACTAAAACCCATGCAAAAATCGGTTGGACTGGTATGTTTGAAACATTTGCCCACAATGTATCTGGTAAAGCAACTATCGTTGATGACTGCACCATTGTGATTGAACAATTTGATTATGATGGATTAGGACCTGATGTATATTTTTATGGTGCTATTGCCAATGATTATGTAGGCAGTTCTGCATTTAGTATGGGTAATAAACTTAACGGTCAGAGCTATGCTAATGCTCAATTAACCATTAAATTACCTAAAAGCATGACAATGGATGATTTAACCGGAATGAGCGTATGGTGTGTAGACTTTAACGCTAACTTTGGTCAAGTCACTTTCACCCAGTAG